The genomic DNA CTTTTCGGGGGGGGGGGGGGGGGGGGGGGGGGGGGGGGGCGGGGGGGGGGGGGGGGGGGGGGGGGGGGGGGCCGGCCGGGGGGGGGGGGGGGGGGGGGGGGGGGGGGGGGCGCGGGGGTGCAGGGGGGGCGCGCTTGCAAGGCTGTAGTGTACCTGGCATTTACAAAGTTTTGAAACGTCTGGGCTTTAGCCGCAAACAAGCTTTGGGATTCATCCACACCATCCAGCGTACCAAGCCAATGGAAGGATTTTGCAGGCGTTTGAAGAAGCACGTACCACCCGAGCGGTGATCTTGTTCATGGATGAACGACTTACTTTCGTCGTCCCGCAAAAGCGCCAACCTATCAGCGCATGGCAAAACAAAACCGGGGGCGCGGGGGCCCCCCCCCCCCAAGAAAAAACCAGGTGGTCGCTGTTTTGAACGGGATCACGGGCGGGGACTTATTTGCACGCACCAAGATCGGCAAAAGGAACTTCCGCTTGCGGGCGCTTTCCGCAGGCGCACGCATCTATCTGGCTCAAGATGCCAGTTCACAAACTGCCCGCAGTTCTGAAGCCTTGCATGCTCAGCAACTTACACCCCTGTTGTTCCCGACTTACGCCTCCTGGCTCAATCCCATTGAAAAATTATGGAAATGGCTGAAGCAGGAAGTGTTACACTCCATCGCTGGGCAGACCAAGTGAACCAATTGCGATTTCAGGTCCTTGCTTTTCTCGACCGTTTCTCTCACGGTTCTGAACCGCTCTTACGCTATACCGGCCTTATGTCAGAGTAATTTGTTAATGTTCAAAATGTCGCGTTACGTCTTTCGCTCAAAGATATTGGATAATCGTATTGAGAGGCTTTCTTTTTCTTACTTCAGGAATTATCTCTGGATACCCAACAAAAAACATCCCTTGCGGCTCCCAATTCTCGGGTAAATTTAAAGTTTTTTGGATTGTCTCTACCGCGAAAAGAGGCCAACATGCCCACACTCCCCCAAGCCCCTCGGCGTGCGCGGCTAATAACAATTGCATCCCCGCCGCGGCGACGGATTGGACAGTCATCCGAAATTCGGCTTTGATGCGTCGTTTGTCGGGATACGAGTCCATTTCGCTCATGTCGAGGCAGAGGAGAATGGCAACAGGCGCGGAGATGATGCGGTCTTTCGATCGCTTGAGTTGCGCTTGAATTTTTTCAGGGGGAATGCCGTCGCTTTCGAGATCGTGTTGGAAATCATCAGCCATCGCTTCGGCGAGTTTTTTTCGGGCGGATGAATCCGCCACTACGACGAATCGCCAGGGTTGGCGGTTGTGCGCGGAGGGGGCGAAGGTTGCCGTGGTGAGAATCGTCTCGATGACTGAATCAGGCACAGGGTCCGATGTGAAGCGGCGGATCGAGCGGCGACTCCGCAGGAAGTTGTGAAGTTCAGTTGTGGTCGTGGACATGAGTCGGCTTGATCTTGTAGATGATCCGCTTTTGCCCTTCGCGTTTTCCCCATGGTTTATTGTCATAGCGCATGGACAACATGTCGATATGTTCATCCGCGCCTTCTTTGGTGGAGCCGATAACTTCGCCGCGTATGCCGATGTAGCGATAACGGTCGTTGGGGTCTTGAATGGTCATCGCCACCTGGTTGCGCGCCTTCATGTTTTTATCTTTTAAGCGACCCTCGTTCGTGTTGATAAGAATGAAGTCTCCGTCCGCGCTGAACCACACAGGCGTCACTTGTGGCGCCCCGTCGGGCATGAGCGTGGCGAGATAGAGAAATGCTTTCGAGTCGGCGCTGATGAGGTCTTGATATTTGGTTTGGATTGTCATGGGTTGTCCTTGCTTGTTGTGATGCGGCAATGTTATCAAGTGTGAATAAGAATCTTGTTAGCGTTATAAAGTTCATTGTTCGTTCGGCAGTTCAACTGCCGAACGAACGGGTTATCATCGAAACAAATCCTGATCTTTCGGGCGGATCAATTCTTTCAGCGATGCTTCGCGCATTGGATATGGAAATCCGCGCACATGCACAACAGGCGTTCCCTCTGCGGCTTGCCCCATCATCAGCGACGCGGCGGCGGCGAGTTCGTCTGCTACGCCGACTGTTGTCACTTGTAATTTGAATCCAAACAGATCAGGTTTGCCGCGCAGATCTTCCAGCCCAGGGATTCCCGCGACGCCAATTGCGACGCCGACTGTGCCGTTACGCCACGCGCGTCCGTGTGAATCAATGATGAGACAGCCGATTCGTTTTCCGCTTTTGGATTGGATGTCGCTTCGCATCGTTTCCGCGCTTCGGTCTGGGTCGGCGGGAAGGAGGAGTACCCAGTCATCGTGTATTTGACGACTAAAGTCGTCACTACGGTTATCTACGTTCGAGTGATCGATCCCCGCGTTGGCGCAGACGAAGCCGAGTTTGTGTTCGACGATGATCGCGCCGACGCGGGAGCGCAAGACTTCGTTGCTTTCTTGTAGGATCAACTCAACGACGCGCGGGTCTTTCTCGGTCTGTTTGGCGAGTTCGATGGCGCGTTGCGACGGTGTGACTGTTGCCAGATTCACCGTCCGCCCTTCGGCTTTGGAGATCACTTTTTGGGCGAACACAAAGATATCGTCATCTTGCAAGTTGATCCCGATCCGTTGTGTTGCATCGACAACAATATCCGCCAGGTTGTCGCCGTGGCGGATGAGGGGAATGCCGGGGAGGGGGGTAAGACGGAGAGACATGCTGTGAACTGCGGTGTGCGATATGCGCAGTGGTTATTTGTGACTCGCTCCCGTGATACGGATCCCGGCATGAGTGGAACCGTATTGTTTGTTGATGTAGATCAACACGCTGGTCAAGCCTTCAAGCACCACCGAATTCTCGATGGGACCGGCGTCCCACCCTGTAAGCCCGGCGGCAGACACGAGTTTGAGCGCCTCGGCGCGCGCGTCCTTGCTGGTGCCGGTCACCAATACGTCGCAGTCCGCGCCTTCATCTTTGAGCAAATGTTCGTGCGAGATGTTTTGAAAAGCGGCGACCACTTCTACCCCTTCGCCAAGGATTTCCTTTGCCTCTTGCGCGGCAGACCCGGCGGGCGGCATTTGCACTTTGGTCACTTTTGGCGGCACAAGCGGGACGGTTACATCAATCAGGATTTTCCCTTTGAGCGCATTTTTCACGCCTTCGAGCGTTTCGCGATGCGCCGCGTACGGCACAGAGAGGACAACAATATCTGCCAGTTGCGCGGCTTCGAGGTTAGATGTGCCTACAATGGAGGTCGAACCTTCCATCAGTTGCATGATCTCCGAAGCGGCGGTGACGGCTTTTTCCGACGAGCGGGAACCGATCAGCACTTTGTAGCCAGCCGCCGCCCAGCGATAGGCAAGTCCTTTGCCTTCTTTGCCTGTTCCGCCTAACACTGCGATCGTTAAGAGTAGCGGTTCTTTTTCCTGAAATGCGTCCATATCACAATCCCTTTGCAACTTCTTTTTGATAACGCTCCCAGACTGCGGGAGCGAGTTCTTGCGCTTTCGCCGAGATTTCCGCTTCGTCCAAAGTAAGCAGTTGGCGATCCTTCATCAGGATTCTGCCCGCGACGATGGTGGTCGTGACCATACTTTGCTGAAAACCGAAAACGATGTGCCACGGGATGTTGCCCGCGGTCATGGGCGTGTTCGGATGGTACTCTACAAAAATAATATCTGCAAATGCGCCTGCGCTCAATTGCCCAATGGTCGCAGAGGGGAAGAAGACGTTCGCCAGCGCGGCATTGTTGTAGACCGCCATTTGTTGCACATCGTATCCGCCCATGCGGCGCGGGTCGCGGTGATGGACTTTGTGCAGGAGATACGCGGCTTTCCACTCCTCCCACATCGCGTTCGTGAAGCCGTCGTTGCCCAAACAAACTTTGATTCCCGCGCGCATCATCGACTCGATCTGCGCGACGCCAACGCCGTTGTTCATGTTCGAGCGCGGCTGGTGCGAAAGCCATGTCCTTGTTTCGGCGAGGATTTCCATTTCGCGCGCGTCGAAGTGGACTCCATGCGCGGTGATGGTGTTCGCTCCGAGGATACCGTGCTTTTGCAAACGGTCAACTACTCGCATCCCAGATTTATTCAAACTGTCGTACTCATCCGACTCGTGTTCGGCGGTGTGGACGTGAAAGCCGAATCCGCTGGGGAGGGCTTGGCGGCACAAGGCTAAAGAGGCGTCCGAAAGCGTCAGGCTGGCGTGCAGACCGAACGTCGCGGCGAGAAGCGGGCTTTTCGTCTTCTTGATGAAGCGGATGTTTTCGTTAATCCCCGCTTTCATTTTCGATTCGCCGTCGCGGTCGGTCACTTCGTAGCATAGCACCGCTCGCAGTCCAGACTTTTCGACTGCCTCGCTGATGATGTCGAGCGAGCCGTCAATCGCGTTGGGCGAGGCGTGATGGTCAATGAGGGTGGTCGTGCCGTGTTTGATCGCGTCCGCGAGGCAGGGGAGCGCGGAATATTCGATGCTGTCCGCGTCGAGCGAACGGTCGAGGGGCCACCACAACTTTTGCAGAATCTCAGGGAAATCTTTCGGCGCGGGTCCGGGGATCGCCATGCCGCGTGAGAATGCGCCGTAAAAATGCGTGTGCGCGCAGATGTTGCCCGGCATCACATATTGTCCGCGCGCGTCCAGTTTTTCTTCGCTCGGATATTTTTTTACGAGGTCGGCGCTTTTGCCGATCTCTTTGATGCGGTCGTTCTCGATGAGAATGGCATGGTCATCGAGGATGCGATTTTCTTTTTCCCATGTGACGAGTTTTGCGTTTGTGATCAGCATATCATCCGAGACCAAATTGATTGGGATGCGGAAGCCGCATGCCGTTCGCGCCAATTTCCTGCGCGGCAAGATAGGCGGCTTCGCGCACTTCGATGTCTTCGCCATACATGCCGTTGTATAACGCGCCGACAATCCCTTCATTTGCAATCGGCTTGAGATAGGGCAGGGCGGCAAGCCGTTCTTCGGTGCTCCCAAATTTGAAAGCGCTCAATAGCGCGTCGGTGGCGGGTCCGCTTTTTGAAATGCCCATGCCTTGTTTGCCGGCAAATTCGATCAGCCATGGAGTGTCTGATGGGTTGGGCAATTTCTGCGGGACGCGCGGATCAGGCTTGCTCCCTTGTTCGAGATATTGTGTGGCGAGGTTTCGCACGACCCATTGATCGTCTTCCACCTGCATTTTTTGCAAGAGTTCGATCGCCCAGGGTTGTTCGATTCGCGCCAGTCCGTGCACGACCGCTCGCCGCACCATGATGTCTGACAGGGTAACGCCTTCG from Candidatus Defluviilinea gracilis includes the following:
- the ssnA gene encoding putative aminohydrolase SsnA, with amino-acid sequence MLITNAKLVTWEKENRILDDHAILIENDRIKEIGKSADLVKKYPSEEKLDARGQYVMPGNICAHTHFYGAFSRGMAIPGPAPKDFPEILQKLWWPLDRSLDADSIEYSALPCLADAIKHGTTTLIDHHASPNAIDGSLDIISEAVEKSGLRAVLCYEVTDRDGESKMKAGINENIRFIKKTKSPLLAATFGLHASLTLSDASLALCRQALPSGFGFHVHTAEHESDEYDSLNKSGMRVVDRLQKHGILGANTITAHGVHFDAREMEILAETRTWLSHQPRSNMNNGVGVAQIESMMRAGIKVCLGNDGFTNAMWEEWKAAYLLHKVHHRDPRRMGGYDVQQMAVYNNAALANVFFPSATIGQLSAGAFADIIFVEYHPNTPMTAGNIPWHIVFGFQQSMVTTTIVAGRILMKDRQLLTLDEAEISAKAQELAPAVWERYQKEVAKGL
- the cofE gene encoding coenzyme F420-0:L-glutamate ligase, which encodes MSLRLTPLPGIPLIRHGDNLADIVVDATQRIGINLQDDDIFVFAQKVISKAEGRTVNLATVTPSQRAIELAKQTEKDPRVVELILQESNEVLRSRVGAIIVEHKLGFVCANAGIDHSNVDNRSDDFSRQIHDDWVLLLPADPDRSAETMRSDIQSKSGKRIGCLIIDSHGRAWRNGTVGVAIGVAGIPGLEDLRGKPDLFGFKLQVTTVGVADELAAAASLMMGQAAEGTPVVHVRGFPYPMREASLKELIRPKDQDLFR
- a CDS encoding nitroreductase family protein, coding for MSTTTTELHNFLRSRRSIRRFTSDPVPDSVIETILTTATFAPSAHNRQPWRFVVVADSSARKKLAEAMADDFQHDLESDGIPPEKIQAQLKRSKDRIISAPVAILLCLDMSEMDSYPDKRRIKAEFRMTVQSVAAAGMQLLLAAHAEGLGGVWACWPLFAVETIQKTLNLPENWEPQGMFFVGYPEIIPEVRKRKPLNTIIQYL
- a CDS encoding PPOX class F420-dependent oxidoreductase, whose amino-acid sequence is MTIQTKYQDLISADSKAFLYLATLMPDGAPQVTPVWFSADGDFILINTNEGRLKDKNMKARNQVAMTIQDPNDRYRYIGIRGEVIGSTKEGADEHIDMLSMRYDNKPWGKREGQKRIIYKIKPTHVHDHN
- a CDS encoding transposase, which gives rise to MAKQNRGRGGPPPPRKNQVVAVLNGITGGDLFARTKIGKRNFRLRALSAGARIYLAQDASSQTARSSEALHAQQLTPLLFPTYASWLNPIEKLWKWLKQEVLHSIAGQTK
- the npdG gene encoding NADPH-dependent F420 reductase, which produces MDAFQEKEPLLLTIAVLGGTGKEGKGLAYRWAAAGYKVLIGSRSSEKAVTAASEIMQLMEGSTSIVGTSNLEAAQLADIVVLSVPYAAHRETLEGVKNALKGKILIDVTVPLVPPKVTKVQMPPAGSAAQEAKEILGEGVEVVAAFQNISHEHLLKDEGADCDVLVTGTSKDARAEALKLVSAAGLTGWDAGPIENSVVLEGLTSVLIYINKQYGSTHAGIRITGASHK